The DNA sequence CCGACCCGGCCCGGTGGCCAGGAGGAGCAGCGACCATGAACGACAACAAACCCATCCTGCGCTACAACGCCAACGAACGCAGCAACCACTGGGTCGTCGCGATTCTGTTCGTCCTCGCCGGGTTGTCCGGGCTGGCGCTGTTCCATCCAGCGCTGTTCTGGCTCAGCCATTTGTTCGGTGGCGGGCCATGGACGCGTATCCTCCACCCGTTCCTGGGCGTGGCCATGTTCGTGTTCTTCCTCGGCCTGGTGCTGCGGTTCTGGCGGGCAAACTTCATCAGCGCCAACGATCGCCTATGGCTGCGTCGTATCGATCGGGTCATGCTGAACCAGGAGGAGGGCGTACCGCCGATCGGCAAGTACAACGCCGGCCAGAAGCTGCTGTTCTGGACCTTGCTGGTGTGCATGCTGATCCTGTTGGTCAGCGGTGTGGTGATCTGGCGTGCCTGGTTCAGCCAGTACTTCGACATAGGCGCCATTCGCCTGGCCACCTTGCTGCATGCCCTGGCGGCGTTCGTGCTGATCCTCAGTATCATCGTGCACATCTACGCCGGCATCTGGATCAAGGGCTCGGTCGGCGCCATGCTGCATGGCCGGGTCAGCCGCGCCTGGGCGCGCAAGCACCATGAATTGTGGTACCGCGAAGTGACCGGCGACAAGACCCCGGGCAGCCACGGACGGAAAGAAGGATGAGCGCTTGAGCACGATACTCGAACCCGGGCAGATCGAAGCGTCGGCAGTGATGCCGCCGTTTCTGCATCTGCCTCCTGCCAACCTGTTCGAGCTGCGCGCCGCGCGGCTGGAGCAACTGGCCGAGGGCAATGCCCTTGGCGATTACCTGAGGCTGGTGGCACGCTTGTGTCGCATTCAGCAGCAGCTTGTGGATAACCCGCCCGGTGGCATGCCGGTGGCCGAGGAGCGTCAGCGCCTGTGCATAAGTCATGGTTTGCCGCCCCTGGCGGCGGACAGCCTGGTGCGGGAAGGGCCGTGGCTGGTCTGGTTAAAGGCCTTGCTCGAACACTTCAACGTGGCCACCAGCGGTCCTTTGGCTGAGGCGCTGCAAGCCCTGCGTGGCAGTGACGACAATCAGTGCAAGGGCTGGGGTATTGCCTTGCTCGCCGGTCAGTACGATGCAGTGCCTGCGGCGCTAGTGCCGTTCATTGGCGCGGCCTTGCAGGCGGCCTGGTCCAGTTGGTTGCTGGCGCTGCCCACCCCAGAGCTCAAGCCTGCCGGCAGCCTGGCCCAATGCCCGGCCTGCGGTTCGCCGGCAATGGCCGGGGTGGTGCGCAACCGTGGCAAGCACAATGGCCTGCGCTACCTGGCCTGTTCGCTGTGTGCCTGTGAATGGCATGTGGTGCGGGTCAAGTGCGTGTACTGCGAGTCGAGCAAGGACCTGCGTTATACCAGCCTCGACGATGACCGTCATGCGCCGGGCAAGGCGCCGCTGCGGGCCGAATGCTGCCCAGGGTGTGACAGCTACCTGAAACAGAACTACCTGGAAAACGATGCAGCAGCCGAGCCGCTGGCCGATGACCTGGCCAGCCTGGCCCTGGACATTCGCCTGGACGAGGAGGGCTTCCATCGGTTGGCACCGAACCTGATGCTCGCGCCCGGGTAGTGGGTGAGTGTCTACACTGTAAGACCGAGTCGCCTTCTTCGCGGGTAAACCCGCTCCCACAGGTACCGCGCAAGCCTCAAAAACTGCGCGGGCCTTGTGGGAGCGGGTTTACCCGCGAAGAGGCCAGTACAGACAACGGAATAGTCCAAGGTAGTACCGCATGTCCTCCAGCCTAGCCAGCGACACCCCACGCCTGCCCTCCATCGATACCCTGCTGCGCCACCCGGCCTGCCTGCCGCTGATCGACCGCCACGGCCGCGACGCCGTGCTGGCTACCCTGCGCCAACTGCTCGACGACCTGCGTGACCCCGCCCGCAACGGCCAGCTCAGCGCCGCCGAGCTCGCCGCCGAGGTTCTGCTGGGCCGCGCCGGCGAACGCCTGGCCCACCAGCAACGCAGCCAGGTCCGCCGCGTGTTCAACCTCACCGGTACCGTGCTGCACACCAACCTTGGCCGCGCCCTGCTGCCGGAGGAAGCCATCGAGGCCATGCAGACCGCCGCCCGCTACCCGCTCAACCTCGAATTCGACCTGGCCACCGGCAAGCGTGGCGACCGCGACGACCTGATCGAAGGCGTGATCCGCGAGCTGACCGGCGCCGAAGCCGTCACCGTGGTCAACAACAATGCCGCCGCCGTGCTGCTGGCGCTCAACAGCCTGGGCGCGCGCAAGGAGGGCATCATCTCCCGTGGCGAACTGATCGAGATCGGCGGTGCTTTCCGTATTCCCGACATCATGGCCCGCGCCGGCGTGAAGCTGCACGAGGTCGGCACCACCAACCGCACCCACGCCCGCGACTACGAGGCCGCCATCAATCCGCGCACCGGCTTGCTGATGCGGGTGCATTGCAGCAACTACAGCATCCAGGGTTTCACCACCCAGGTGCCCACCGCCGAGCTGGCGCGCATCGCCCACCAACATGACTTGCCGTTGCTTGAAGACCTGGGCAGCGGCAGCCTGCTCGACCTGACCCGCTGGGGCCTGCCTGCCGAGCCGACCGTGCGCCAGGCCCTCGCCGACGGCGCCGATATCGTCACCTTCAGTGGCGACAAGCTGCTGGGCGGGCCGCAAGCCGGGATCATCGTCGGTCGCAAGGCGCTGATCGCCAGGATCAAGAAGAACCCGCTCAAGCGCGCGCTGCGTGTCGACAAGATCACCCTCGCGGCCCTCGAAGCGGTGCTGGCGCTGTACCGCAACCCCGACCGCCTGGCCGAACGCCTGCCCAGCCTGCGCCTGCTGACCCGCAACCCGGCCGAAATCCAGGCCCAGGCCGAGCGCCTGGCGCCTGAGCTGAAGGCCTGCCTCGGTGAGCAATGGCAGGTCAGCGTGGCGCCGGCACTGGGCATGATCGGCAGCGGCAGCCAACCGGTAGCGCGCCTGCCAAGCGCAGCGCTGTGCCTGCGCCCACAGGTGTCGAAGAAGCTGCGTGGGCGCAGCCTGCATGTGTTGGAGCGGGCCCTGCGTGACCTGCCGGTGCCGGTGCTCGGCCGTATCGACGACGACGCCCTGTGGCTGGACCTGCGCCAGCTGGATGACGAAGCCGAGTGGCTGGCGCAGTTGCCTGCCCTGCAACTGGGGCCGGTGCAGTGATCGTAGGAACCGCCGGCCACATCGACCATGGCAAGACCGCATTGCTGCAAGCCCTGACCGGCCAGGCCGGGGACCAGCGCCAGGAAGAGCGCGCCCGTGGCATGACCATCGATCTTGGCTACCGCTATGCGGCGCTGTCCGAAGGGGCCGCGCTGACCGGCTTCATCGACGTCCCGGGCCATGAGCGCTTCATTCACAACATGCTGGCCGGCGCCCATGGCATCGACCTGGTGCTGCTGGTAGTGGCTGCCGACGATGGGGTGATGCCGCAGACTCGCGAGCACCTGGCCATCATCGAACTGCTGGGTATTCCCCAGGCCCTGGTGGCGATCAGCAAATGCGACCGGGTTGAGCCGGCGCGCCTGGCCGAAGTGCAGGCGCAGGTCGATGCACTGTTGGCGCCGGGGCCCTATGCCGGGGCGCGGCAATTTCCGTTGTCGAGCGTCACCGGCGAAGGCGTCGATGCCCTGCGCCAGGCCCTGCTGGCGGCGCAACAGCAAGTGCGCCAGCGCAGTACCCGCGGCGGTTTCCGCCTGGCCGTCGACCGTGCCTTCGCCGTTACCGGCGCGGGTGTGGTGGTGACCGGCACCGCGCTGGCCGGGCGAGTCAGTGCCGGCGAAACCTTGTTGTTGGGCAAGGCTGGCAAGCCGGTGCGGGTGCGCGGCCTGCATGCACAGAACCAGGCCGCACTGGTCGCCGAAGCGGGCCAGCGGGTGGCACTGAACATTGCTGCCGAACGCCTGGCGGTAGAGCAGCTGCATCGAGGTGACTGGCTGGTGCCCGAGTGGCTGCATGCGCCCAGCATGCGGGTCGATATCGAGCTGAACCTGTTGCCGGGCGAAACCCGCACCTTTGAACATTTCAGCGCCGTGCACGTGCACCTCGGTACCCAGGATGTCACCGCCCGGGTGGCATTGCTCGAAGGGGAAACCCTGCTGGCGGGCCAGCGCATGTTCGCCCAGTTGCTGCTCAACGCGCCGCTGCAAGCGGTGCACGGCGACCGCCTGGTACTGCGCGACCAGCGCGCCCAGCGCACCCTGGGCGGTGGCAGGGTACTCGACCCGTTTGCGCCAAGCCGTCAGCGCCGCAGCGAACAGCGCCTGCGCCAGTTACAGGTGCTGCGCGATGCCGAGGACCTGGAGCAGGCCCTGCCGGCTCTGCTCGCCAGCGCCCCGGGAGGCATCGACCCGCAGCGCCTGGAGCGGCAGTTCAACCGCCTGCGCGATACCTGGCAGTTGCCGGATGATGCGCGGGTGGTGGCCACCCGGCAGGGTCAATTGCTGTTTGCCAGCGACCAGTGGCAGGTGCTCAAGCGTCAGGTGCTGGTGCAGTTGGCGCTATTCCACGAGCAGGAGCCCGACCAGCTGGGCCCGGACCGCGATCGCCTGCGCCGTTTTGCCGCGTTGCCGCTGGAACGGCCCGCTTTCGTCAGCCTGGTGGAAGAGCTGCTCGATGAGGGCTCCATCGCCAGCAGCGGCCCCTGGCTGCACCTGCCGGAGCACAAGGTGCAGCTGAGCGAAGCCGACAGTGCATTGTGGGCCCGCTTGCAGCCCAGGTTGCTGGCGGGGCAATACGATCCGCCATGGGTCAGGACACTGGCGAGCGAGGAAAATTGTGCCGAAGCCGATGTGCGCCTGTTGCTGCGCAAGCTGGCCCGGCTGGGCCTGGTGCACCAGGTGGTGCGCGACCTGTTCTACCCCGAGGCGACGCTACGGTGCATGGCAGAGCTGCTGCTGGGGCAGGCCAGGGAAACGCCGATAGTGCAGGTTGCCGCGTTTCGCGATATGTTGGGCATCGGTCGTAAACGCAGTGTGCAGATTCTGGAGTATTTCGACCGCATTGGCCTGACCCGGAGGGTGGCCGATCAGCGTCACATTCGCGCCGACAGCGCCCTGGCCCAACAGCATGCCAGGCACTGAGTTCAAGGAAGGCAATCGCGCCCGGTGGCGCGGCCGGGCTTCAAACCCGGTTGGGGACGGCAGCCGTTCCCGGGCAGGTTCGACTCCCGCTGCCTTCCGCCATTTTTCTTGTATGTCAGGGCCTCTTTCGCGGGTTTACCCGCGAAGAGGCCTTGAAGCGAGAGGGCTAAGCCCGCTCCCCACACAGATCCAGCGCAAACCACCGCTCTGCGGTATCGACGTCCAGGCCAGCCCCCAGCAGCGCAAGCATCTTGCCCAGCGCTGCCTCGCGGGTCATGCCGCCACCGCTGACCAGCCCGGCCCCGCGCAAGCGGTTACCGGCTGCATAGGTGTCGAATACCACCGAGCCTTCCGGGCATTGGCTGATCGCTGCCAGCAACACGCCGCGCTGGCGCGCCGCGCTCAGCACATCCAGCAGCGCCTGATCGTCCGACGGCCCGGTACCGCTGCCATAGCACTCCAGCAGCAACCCTTGCACGCCACTGCCCAGCACGGCTTGCAGATGGCTGGCCTGCAGGCCCGGGAACACCGGCATTACTGCCAGGTTGACCGGCTGACGCGGATGCCGGTAGCCCAATTCGGCGGGAATCGCCGCCGCCCGCTCGCCGTCGCGATGACGCGGCAGCGCGGCAAAGGCATCGAAGGCCTCGCTGCGCAGCTTCGATGCGCGGCAGCCATGCAACAACTGGCCGTGGAAGTACAACTGCACGCCATCCAGCAGGCCGTGTTCGAACTGGCGCAGCGCGCCACACAGGTTATCCCAGGCATCGCTGCCAGCCGCACCTGCCGGCAGCATCGAGCCGGTCAGCAGCACCGGCACCGGCAGGCCCAGCAACAGGAACGACAAGGCAGCAGCACTGTAGGCCAGGCTGTCGGTGCCGTGCAGTACCAGCACACCGTCGTGGCCAGCGTCCACGGCTGCGACGATGGCATCGCGCATCGCCAGCCAGTTGTGCTGTTGCATGTTGGCGCTGTCGAGCAGCGGGTTCATTTCCTGCAGGGCCCAATTTACCTTCGGCGCATCGGCCATCAAGGCGAAATGCTCGCGCATCCGCGCTTCGAAACCACCTGCCGGCGCCAGGCCTTCGGGGGTTTCGAGCATGCCGATGGTGCCCCCGGTATAAAGTACGAGGAGATTCTTTACTGCACGCATGGAAAGCATCCGTAGCGGTGAGCGGAAAAAGAAAAGCCGCCCGCGGATGGGGCGGCTTGGCAGGCCAGGATATCAGCGCTGGGTTTGCGCTTGGCCAACTGCTTTGTCAGTGGCGCTTTCCACCTGCGGATTGGCAGGCCAGGCGTTGCGGTCCAGGTCGAGGTCGGCGAATTTGGCCGAATCGAACACCGGCTGGTCGACACCCGCCTTGCGCTGGTCGTCGTAGTCGCGCATGACTCGCAGGCCGACCTTGAACAGCAGGGCCAGGGCCACCAGGTTGACGAACGCCAGGCAGGTCATGGTGATGTCGGCGAAAGCGAACACGGTCGACAGGTCTTGCAGCGAACCCCATACCACCAGCGCCAGCACCAGGCCGCGGAACACCATCAGCACCACGCGGTTGCGGCTGAGGAACTGCAGGCTGTTCTCGCCCAGGTAGTAGTTGTAGAGGATGCAGGTGAAGACGAACAGCGACAGTGCAACGCTGACGAACACACGACCCCAGTCACCGACCACGGCGGCCAGCGAGTTCTGGGTCAGGACGATGCCGTCACCTTCGAAGCCTGGGGTGTAGAAGCCCGACAGCAGGATCAGCAGGGCGGTGCAGGTGCAGATCACGAAGGTGTCGAGGAACACGCTGAAGGCCTGGACCACGCCCTGGGCACCCGGGTGTTTCACCGCGGCCACGGCGGCGACGTTCGGCGCACTGCCCAGGCCCGCTTCGTTGGCGAACACGCCACGCTTCACGCCCATGACGATGGCGCTGCCGAGCAGGCCGCCAAACGCCGGGTCGAGGCCGAAGGCGCTCTTGAAGATGGTTTCCAGCATGGCTGGCACGTGCTCGATCTGGGTGCCGATCACGTACAGGGTCACGCCGATGTAGGCCAGGGTCTTGACCGGTACCAGCAGGTCCGACACCGCGGCAATGCGCTTGATGCCGCCGATGAAGGTGATGGCCAGCAGCACGGCGAGGACGATGCCGGTGTGCTTGGGGTCGAAGGCGAAGGCGTTCTGCAGCGAGTGGGTCACGGTGTACGACTGCAGTCCAATGAAGGCGAAGCCGTAGGTGACCAGCAGCAGCAGCGAGAACACGATGGCCATGCTTTTCAGCTTCAGGCCGTGCTCGATGTAGTAGGCCGGGCCGCCACGGTACAGGCCATCGCCGTCGGCGCGCTTGTAGACCTGGGCCAGGGTGCATTCGAAGAAGCTGCTGGACATGCCTACCAGTGCGGTAACCCACATCCAGAACACCGCGCCTGGGCCACCCAGGGTCACGGCAATACCGACACCGGCGATGTTACCGGCGCCAACACGGCCGGCCAGGCTCAGCATCAGGGCCTGGAACGAGCTCAGCTGGCCTGCCTGGCCACGCAGCGATTCTTTGAACACACTGAACATGTGAGCGAAGTGACGGAACTGGACGAACCGGGAACGGATGGTGAAGTAGCTACCCAGCCCCACGATCAGCACGATGAGCAGTTTCCCCGAGAGGAAATCGTTGAGTACTTCGAGCATTGGAAAATGACCTCGATTCTTATTGTTCGTGTGGAATGACCAGCGGATGGCAGGCACACCGCTATTCGTTGGCGCGCATGGTTGGCTATGACAAGAGCGGTTACAATTTCGCGGGTTGCTCCAATTTGGTGCGAATTGCTGCTACACTGGCGTCATTCGCGTCACCTGGGTTCCGTGTCATGAGCGATAATTTCGCTACCAACCTCAAATTTGCCTGCAGTCATTACCGCTCTATCTCCGAAGTTTGCCGCCAGCTCTCGATCAATCGCGCCCAGTTCAACAAGTACCTGAGCGGGCAGAGCCGTCCGACGGCTTTCAACCTCAAGCGCATCAGCGATTTCTTCGGCGTCGAAGAATACGAGCTGAATTTGCCGCCCGAGCAGTTCAGCCAGCTGATCGGAGCCCGCGCACCTGCGTTGGTGGAACAACCTGGCGACCCGATCAGCGAGCTGTTCCGCCCGTTGCACGATCACGGCGGCAACCTGTCGCGTTATTGCGGCTATTACCTGGAGTATTCCAACTGCCTGTCGGTGCCGGGCACCGTCCTGGTGTCGCTGGTGCACTTGTGGGAGGAGCGTGGGCGTTTCCTGTTCGAGCGTGAGGAGCGCCAGGAGCGCTCCAGCACCATCGACCACCATGCCGAGGTGCGTTGCCGTTACCTGGGCGCGGCGTTCCAGCTGCAGGACCGGATGTTCCTGGTCGACTACGAGTCGCTGACCTTCAATGAGATGAGCCACACCATCCTCATCCCCAGTTTCAAAAGCCGCATCACTCGCCTTAACGGCTTGAAGGCGGGCGTATCCAGTGGTGACCGGCGCAACCCGGCCTGCACCCGGGTGGTGTGGGAGTACCTGGGTGAGCAGATCAATCGCGCCAGCATCTTCCGCCAGGTGAAACTGTACCAGCCGGATGATCCGCGTATAGATGACGATATACGTGAGCGGTTGAGTGAGCGGCCGTTGCGTAACAGCCTGTTCGAGATCGAGTAACGCTCAACGCCTCAAGCAGTGTCGAGGATGAACGTGCCTACCGCATCGGCCACCTGGTCTGCGATGGCTGGTGTACTGCGCAGATGTGCCGCGATGCCATGGTCGCAGTCTGTCAGAAACAGGCATTGCAAACGCGACGGTGAAACGGCCCTGATCAAGGCGAGGGTAACTTCTTCCGGGATCGGGCTGTAGCGTTCAGTGCCGGCAAGCCACAGGTTGCCAGCGCTGGTTCCGGGTGTTTTGCCGAATTTCTGTGAATTGAGGCCGTCGTACTCGCCGATCACCAACATTACCTTCCCTTGAAACTGGTTGAGGAAGGCATAGCTGTCGCTCAGCAGAAAACCAAAAGGCTGGCTGATGGCTGCTGTAAATGCCGGGCCGAACGGCGCAGGGTGGGCTTGGTCTGGATAGACTGCCGGGCAGATCAGTACGATTTTGTCCACTTGAGGCAACTTTGCTGCAAGCTTGAGCGTGATTGCCGCGCCAAGACTATGGCCTATGAGCGTTCGACATCGCGGTGCAATATGCGCGTGGAAGCGCAGTGCTTCATCAAGGTTGGTCGCCAATGATGGCGATACTGCGCCTGGCTCGGCGGCGAGGCTATGGCCTGACAGATTACCGGTAAGTGAACCAATGCCTGCAGCTTGCAGGCGGTAGAGCAGGGGGTTGAGCCGGGTAAAGTCGGAGCGCGCGCCTCCCAGGACGAATGCTGGGGCTGCGCGCTCGACATCAGGTACCAGCAACCGCGCCTGTTGCCGGTAGTTTCCAAAAACTTCATCGATGAATAATTCTGTACCCGGTGCGGGCTCGTCGAACTGCCATTGCAGCCGTTGAGAAGAACTCTTTTGGAAGTGCATGGTAGTTTTCTGGAAGAGCCAATGATTGGTGCCACGGTCACGCAGAACAGGCTAGTCGATACCGTTACCTTGCGCGATTGTCCTTTGCTTTTGGATTGAAGGCAAAGTGTGAAACGCCCTGGCTGGCAAGTGGCGAACCTATTATTCAATGCAGTTTTGCTGTGGCATGGAAGTCAGCTCTTCCTGCAGCCTTATAGGGGGATTTCAGCTTGTGGCGGTTTTTGACTGGAATTACCCACGCTGTGGCAGTGAACAGGCCCGGTGTTGGACTTCCCGGGCGGGAAACCGCAAAATGACCCCTTTCCCTTGATCAACCTCTCCGGATCTGCTGACTCTATGCGTATGCGCCTAATGCTGTTGGGTGGTGGCAATGCCCTCGGGCAAGCGCTGATTCGTCTTGGGGCCGAGGAGGACATCGCTTTCCTGGCGCCGCGCCCGCCCGAAAACGGCTGGACCCCGGCCAGCCTTACCCAGTTGCTCGATGACCATCGCCCCGACGCGCTGGTCAACCTGGCCTACTACTTCGACTGGTTCCAGGCCGAGACGGTCAGCGAGCAACGCCTGGCCCTGCAGGAGCGGGCGGTGGAGCGCCTGGCGGAACTGTGCCAGCACCACCAGATCACCCTGGTGCAGCCTTCCAGCTACCGGGTATTCGATGGTTCGCGGGCCACGGCCTACAGCGAAAAGGACGAACCGGTGCCGCTGGGCCTGCGCGGCCAGGCACTGTGGCGCATCGAACAGAGCGTGCGTGCGGCTTGCCCGCAACATGTGCTGCTGCGCTTTGGCTGGTTGCTCGATGAAAGCATCGACGGCGCGCTGGGCCGCTTCCTGACCCGCGCCGAGCAACCGCAGGAATTGCTGCTGGCCGATGACCGGCGCGGCAACCCGACACCGGTCGACGATGCCGCCCGGGTCATCCTGTCGGTGCTCAAGCAGCTGGATTGCAATGCGCCGCTGTGGGGCACCTACCATTACGCCGGCAACGAGGCGACCACGCCGCTGGCGCTGGGCCAGGCGATCCTCGCCGAGGCCGGCCATTATCGCCAGCTGGCGGTACAGGCGCCGACGCCTCAGGCACATGCCGCGCGGCCGGATGCCAGCGAAGAGCCGCAGCACGCCGTGCTGGCCTGCAAGAAAATCCTTCACACCTTCGGCATCAAGCCGCGTGCCTGGCGCGCTGGCTTGCCGCCCCTACTGGACCGGTTCTACCGCCATGGCTGACGCCCCCATCCTGATCACCGGCGGTGCCGGCTTCATTGGCTCCCACCTGTGCGATGCGTTGTTGGACAAAGGCTACGCCGTACGCATTCTCGACGACTTCTCCACCGGCCGGCGCGACAACCTGCAGGTCGATCACCCACGGCTGCAGCTGATCGAAGGCGATGTTGCCGATGCCGCGCTGGTGACCCAGGCGGCGGCCGGCTGCGGTGCCGTGGTACACCTGGCAGCGGTGGCCTCGGTACAGGCCTCGGTCGAGGACCCGGTGCGGACCCACCAGAGCAATTTCATCGGCACCCTCAACGTCTGCGAAGCCATGCGCGTGCACGGCCTGCGCCGGGTGTTGTTCGCCTCCAGCGCAGCGGTATATGGCAACAATGGCGAAGGCGAATCGATTGCCGAAGACACCCCCAAGGCGCCGCTGACGCCCTATGCCGTGGACAAGCTGGCCAGTGAGCAGTACCTGGACTTCTACCGTCGCCAGCATGGCCTGGAGCCGGTGGTGTTCCGCTTCTTCAATATCTTCGGGCCGCGTCAGGACCCGTCCTCGCCTTACTCCGGAGTGATCAGCATCTTTTCCGAGCGCGCGGTGCAGGGCTTGCCGATCACGGTGTTCGGCGACGGCGAGCAGACGCGGGACTTCCTCTACGTGGGTGACCTGGTACAGGTGATGGTGCAGGCGCTGGAGCAGGCCCAGGTCGAGGAGGGCGCGGTGAACATCGGCCTCAACCAGGCCACCTCGCTGAACCAGTTGCTGGCGGCGCTGAAGACGGTGGTCGGTAGCTTGCCGCCGATCAGCTACGCGGCGGCGCGTTCGGGTGACATTCGCCATTCGCGGGCGGATAACCAGCGCTTGCTGGCGCGGTTCGACTTCCCGCAGGCGACGCCGATCGTCGAAGGCTTGGCGCGGCTTCTGGGTAAGGGCTGAACATCTCCGGGGGCGCTATGCGCCCCTATCGCGACGCAAGGCCGCTCCTACCGCGACCGCGAAACCTCGGCTTGCGCACCCCTCGGCCCCGCACGCCCCTGTAGGAGCGGCCTTGCGTCGCGATGGGCTGCGCAGCAGCCCCCGATAATCACGGATGCTGCACCACTTTGCGCTGGCAATCCTCGGCCGCCAGCACTCGCCCATCGCGGCTTCGAACCTGCAATATCTCCAGCGCCTGCCCGGTAACACCCTCCACCAACGCCGAACGCGGCTCACCGGGTTCGAACAGAAACCGCTCGCCCCATTGCCTCAAGCCGACCACCACCGGAAACACTGATCGGCCTTTCTCGGTCAGCACGTACTCCTTGTAGGCACTGCCATCCGATGCCGGTTGCAGTGTCAGCAGCCCGCTCTCCACCAGCAGCTTCAGGCGTGACGCAAGGATGTTCTTCGCCAATCCCAGGTTTTTCTGGAATTCACTGAAGCGCCGCAGGCCATCGAAGGCATCGCGCAGAATCATCAGCGCCCAGCGGTCACCCAGCACCTCCAGGGCCCGTGCCACCGGGCAGCGGGCGTTGTTTTCATCGAGCATTGCGGCCAACCTGTCCTGATTGTCTGGTTGCAGATTAAAACCACATTTGCTAGAAAGCCAGCATGTGGTTTCAATTCGAAACCAGATTGGTGAGGCCCATCCTATGCCCCCTGTGCTGACACGCTGGACGACACTGCTGCTCGCCATTACCAGCGCCATGGCCGTGGCGACTGTGTATTTTGCCCAGCCTTTGCTCGAATCGATGGCCAACGACCTGGGGGTGGCGCAGCAGCGAATCGGCTGGGTAGTTGGCGCAACGCAGGCGGGCTACGCGCTGGGGCTGCTGACGATCGTGCCGTTGGCCGACCTGATCGAGCGCAAGCGCTTGTTGCTTGGGCAGCTACTGTTCTCGGCCCTGGCATTGGTCGGTGTAAGCCTGGCTCCCAACTGGCCGCTGCTGTTGCTGGCGCTGGCCATTACCGGGCTGATGGCGGTCATGGTGCAGGTCATGGTGGCGCATGCCGCGAGCCTTGCCGCAGCCGGCCAGCAAGGGCAAGCCGTGGGCACGGTTACCAGTGGGGTGGTGCTGGGGATATTGCTGGCGCGGTTGGCCTCGGGCGGGCTTGCCGACCTGGCCGGGTGGCGCAGCGTGTACCTGATGGCCGCAGGGCTGCTGCTGGTGCTGGCCCTGGTGCTGTGGCGCAGCTTGCCTTCGGCGCCGCCGGTGGCGCTGCGGTCTGGCTACCGCGCGCTGATCGTGGCCCAGTTCAGCTTGTATCGGCATGACCGGCTGCTACGCCAGCGCGGAATGTTCGGTGTGTTGATCTTCGCCGCGTTCAGCGTGCTGTGGAGCGCCATGGTCATGCCCCTGAGTGCCGCGCCATTGGCATTGAGCCACACCGAGATCGGCCTGTTCGGCATCGCCGGTGTGGCCGGCACGCTGGCGGCAGCGCGCGCCGGCCGCCTGGCCGACCAGGGGCTGGGGGAGCGCACCACCGGGGTGGCGCTGGCCCTGCTGACACTGTCGTGGCTGCCAACGGCTTGGTCGGGCAGTCGCTGACGCTGTTCGTGTTGGGTGTGCTGATGCTGGATGTTGCCGTGCAGGCGGTGCATGTCACCAACCAGAGCCTGTTGCTGGCCGGGCGCAGCGCTATGGCCAGCCGCTTGATCGGCGCCTACATGGGTTGCTATTCGCTGGGCAGTGGGCTGGGGGCGGTGCTGGCGAGCTGGGTGTTTGCCCATTGGGGGTGGGCTGCGGTGTGTGGCCTGGGCATGGCCATCAGCACGCTCGCGCTGGGGTATTGGCTGTGGCTACGACGGGCGAGGGCGGCCGAAGCCGCCCTGCAGTGTCCAGGTCAGAACTTGTAGCCAAGGCCGACCATGTACACCCATGGGTCGAC is a window from the Pseudomonas anuradhapurensis genome containing:
- a CDS encoding alanine/glycine:cation symporter family protein; translation: MLEVLNDFLSGKLLIVLIVGLGSYFTIRSRFVQFRHFAHMFSVFKESLRGQAGQLSSFQALMLSLAGRVGAGNIAGVGIAVTLGGPGAVFWMWVTALVGMSSSFFECTLAQVYKRADGDGLYRGGPAYYIEHGLKLKSMAIVFSLLLLVTYGFAFIGLQSYTVTHSLQNAFAFDPKHTGIVLAVLLAITFIGGIKRIAAVSDLLVPVKTLAYIGVTLYVIGTQIEHVPAMLETIFKSAFGLDPAFGGLLGSAIVMGVKRGVFANEAGLGSAPNVAAVAAVKHPGAQGVVQAFSVFLDTFVICTCTALLILLSGFYTPGFEGDGIVLTQNSLAAVVGDWGRVFVSVALSLFVFTCILYNYYLGENSLQFLSRNRVVLMVFRGLVLALVVWGSLQDLSTVFAFADITMTCLAFVNLVALALLFKVGLRVMRDYDDQRKAGVDQPVFDSAKFADLDLDRNAWPANPQVESATDKAVGQAQTQR
- a CDS encoding helix-turn-helix domain-containing protein codes for the protein MSDNFATNLKFACSHYRSISEVCRQLSINRAQFNKYLSGQSRPTAFNLKRISDFFGVEEYELNLPPEQFSQLIGARAPALVEQPGDPISELFRPLHDHGGNLSRYCGYYLEYSNCLSVPGTVLVSLVHLWEERGRFLFEREERQERSSTIDHHAEVRCRYLGAAFQLQDRMFLVDYESLTFNEMSHTILIPSFKSRITRLNGLKAGVSSGDRRNPACTRVVWEYLGEQINRASIFRQVKLYQPDDPRIDDDIRERLSERPLRNSLFEIE
- a CDS encoding alpha/beta hydrolase, yielding MHFQKSSSQRLQWQFDEPAPGTELFIDEVFGNYRQQARLLVPDVERAAPAFVLGGARSDFTRLNPLLYRLQAAGIGSLTGNLSGHSLAAEPGAVSPSLATNLDEALRFHAHIAPRCRTLIGHSLGAAITLKLAAKLPQVDKIVLICPAVYPDQAHPAPFGPAFTAAISQPFGFLLSDSYAFLNQFQGKVMLVIGEYDGLNSQKFGKTPGTSAGNLWLAGTERYSPIPEEVTLALIRAVSPSRLQCLFLTDCDHGIAAHLRSTPAIADQVADAVGTFILDTA
- a CDS encoding sugar nucleotide-binding protein, which translates into the protein MRMRLMLLGGGNALGQALIRLGAEEDIAFLAPRPPENGWTPASLTQLLDDHRPDALVNLAYYFDWFQAETVSEQRLALQERAVERLAELCQHHQITLVQPSSYRVFDGSRATAYSEKDEPVPLGLRGQALWRIEQSVRAACPQHVLLRFGWLLDESIDGALGRFLTRAEQPQELLLADDRRGNPTPVDDAARVILSVLKQLDCNAPLWGTYHYAGNEATTPLALGQAILAEAGHYRQLAVQAPTPQAHAARPDASEEPQHAVLACKKILHTFGIKPRAWRAGLPPLLDRFYRHG
- a CDS encoding NAD-dependent epimerase/dehydratase family protein encodes the protein MADAPILITGGAGFIGSHLCDALLDKGYAVRILDDFSTGRRDNLQVDHPRLQLIEGDVADAALVTQAAAGCGAVVHLAAVASVQASVEDPVRTHQSNFIGTLNVCEAMRVHGLRRVLFASSAAVYGNNGEGESIAEDTPKAPLTPYAVDKLASEQYLDFYRRQHGLEPVVFRFFNIFGPRQDPSSPYSGVISIFSERAVQGLPITVFGDGEQTRDFLYVGDLVQVMVQALEQAQVEEGAVNIGLNQATSLNQLLAALKTVVGSLPPISYAAARSGDIRHSRADNQRLLARFDFPQATPIVEGLARLLGKG
- a CDS encoding winged helix-turn-helix transcriptional regulator, with the protein product MLDENNARCPVARALEVLGDRWALMILRDAFDGLRRFSEFQKNLGLAKNILASRLKLLVESGLLTLQPASDGSAYKEYVLTEKGRSVFPVVVGLRQWGERFLFEPGEPRSALVEGVTGQALEILQVRSRDGRVLAAEDCQRKVVQHP